From Vibrio fortis, a single genomic window includes:
- a CDS encoding putative bifunctional diguanylate cyclase/phosphodiesterase: MIYAHKRTEIELKTVGQLLELDGLDLLESAVLSLHSAYDTDYTSLVERKYFPDQISPMIIAHDHRINHDRINPLHRQLYQEAVRHHHPDSNAARHIVNLLPSEAFTQVVKTNHLLAIPTKTPSGEVMGVLLSSFKEPLDNNLQQQVIQHHQIFANIMTHTLREMWFNDRSEQLVHQLSYEVSHDSLTGLLNRSCLADTLESITQQSHPPFTLAILDIDSFKAINDMHGNYIGDKVLQKLADILKAVVPEKNLTFRTAGNEFAFITYHSDPFSVCDAILRELKHSRIGTTLQLDFNISIGLARSQDGMKDIEQLIFNTSLALKACKQAANTRVKCYDTHLSAAYHRKAELIAALKTELSQPIDPRSEQGLTVVVQPIVSEQSQRWDYFEVLARWRTNKHGNISPVEFIEVAEESGLIVELGERVIELACRAKALLENGLGYPVRLGINCSAHELHDSQRYLNYLTKMIKHFRFDKRDFVIELTETVLLSPTEETKNVLSTMRLQGFTIALDDFGTGYSSLNYIHSYPIDCIKIDATFIKGLLTSDTAESVVWLIVQLANRLGVSLVAEGVEHKGQLEKLHTMGCDKIQGFLFSCPLPARDMIAKIQGRSKIELTVDRDEIESQLENER; encoded by the coding sequence ATGATATACGCCCATAAACGCACTGAAATTGAGCTCAAAACTGTCGGTCAACTTCTAGAGTTAGATGGCTTAGACCTTCTCGAATCTGCCGTTTTGAGTCTACATAGTGCTTACGATACTGACTACACTAGTTTGGTTGAACGTAAGTACTTTCCCGATCAGATATCACCCATGATCATTGCCCACGATCATCGTATAAATCACGACAGAATTAACCCTTTGCATCGCCAGCTCTATCAAGAAGCTGTTCGTCATCATCACCCGGATAGCAATGCTGCAAGACATATCGTTAACCTATTGCCGTCGGAAGCTTTTACCCAAGTAGTTAAAACTAATCATTTATTGGCAATACCAACCAAAACACCAAGCGGTGAAGTGATGGGAGTATTACTTTCATCTTTTAAGGAGCCTTTAGATAACAACCTTCAACAACAGGTGATTCAACATCATCAGATCTTTGCCAATATCATGACTCATACTCTTAGAGAGATGTGGTTCAACGATCGATCAGAGCAGCTCGTCCACCAGCTCAGTTATGAAGTCTCTCACGACAGTCTTACTGGCCTACTCAATCGCTCATGTTTGGCGGACACATTAGAGTCGATTACTCAGCAGAGTCACCCTCCTTTTACCTTGGCAATTCTTGATATCGACAGCTTCAAAGCCATCAACGACATGCATGGCAACTACATTGGTGACAAGGTACTGCAGAAATTGGCAGACATTCTCAAAGCAGTAGTGCCTGAGAAGAACCTAACATTCCGAACAGCTGGCAATGAATTTGCCTTCATTACCTATCACTCGGACCCTTTCAGTGTTTGCGACGCCATATTGAGGGAACTCAAACACAGCCGTATCGGTACGACACTGCAACTCGACTTCAACATCAGTATTGGGCTCGCCCGCTCCCAAGATGGGATGAAAGATATCGAGCAACTTATTTTTAATACCAGCCTTGCTTTGAAAGCGTGTAAGCAGGCTGCGAATACTCGTGTTAAGTGCTACGACACACACCTCAGTGCGGCTTATCATCGTAAGGCAGAACTGATCGCCGCATTAAAAACCGAGCTTTCTCAGCCCATCGACCCACGTTCAGAACAAGGCTTAACTGTTGTAGTTCAACCGATAGTAAGTGAGCAATCCCAACGGTGGGATTACTTTGAAGTGCTCGCTCGTTGGCGCACGAACAAACATGGCAATATATCCCCTGTTGAGTTTATCGAAGTGGCTGAAGAGTCGGGGCTGATCGTTGAGCTAGGGGAAAGAGTCATAGAGCTCGCCTGTAGAGCAAAAGCGCTTTTAGAAAATGGTCTTGGTTATCCGGTAAGGCTCGGCATCAACTGCTCAGCCCACGAACTGCATGACAGCCAACGCTATCTCAACTACTTAACCAAGATGATCAAACATTTTCGTTTCGATAAACGTGACTTTGTTATTGAACTGACAGAGACCGTATTACTATCCCCAACTGAAGAGACCAAGAACGTACTCAGTACTATGCGGCTACAAGGCTTTACCATCGCACTCGATGATTTTGGTACTGGGTACTCTAGTTTGAATTACATCCACAGCTACCCTATTGATTGCATCAAGATCGATGCAACCTTTATTAAGGGACTACTGACCAGTGACACGGCAGAGAGTGTCGTTTGGCTCATCGTTCAACTGGCGAATCGACTAGGTGTGTCCTTGGTGGCTGAAGGGGTCGAACATAAAGGACAGCTCGAAAAGTTGCATACGATGGGGTGCGATAAGATACAAGGCTTTCTCTTCTCTTGCCCTCTGCCCGCACGTGACATGATCGCCAAGATACAGGGTAGATCAAAAATCGAACTCACTGTTGATAGAGATGAAATTGAATCGCAGCTAGAAAACGAAAGGTGA